The following are encoded together in the Heterodontus francisci isolate sHetFra1 chromosome 41, sHetFra1.hap1, whole genome shotgun sequence genome:
- the LOC137353558 gene encoding ferritin heavy chain B-like, protein MASQVCQNYHKDCEDAVNKQINLELYSSYVYLSMSYYFDRDDVALCHFAEFFKEQSHEEQEHAEKLLKFQNKRGGRIILEDIKKPEQDEWSNGLEAMQRALQMEKDVNQSLLDLHKLSTGNTDPHLCDFLETHYLDEQVKMIKKLGDHITNLKRLGAPDNGMGVYLFDKLTLGESD, encoded by the exons ATGGCTTCTCAAGTTTGTCAGAactaccacaaggactgtgaggatgCTGTTAACAAGCAGATCAACTTGGAGCTCTATTCCTCCTATGTTTACTTGTCCATG TCCTATTACTTTGACCGGGATGATGTTGCCCTGTgtcactttgctgagttcttcaaggAGCAGTCACATGAGGAACAGGAGCATGCTGAGAAACTGCTGAAATTCCAGAATAAACGTGGAGGCCGAATCATCTTGGAGGACATCAAG AAGCCAGAGcaggatgagtggagcaatggtctggaggcaatgcagagagctCTGCAGATGGAGAAGGATGTGAACCAGAGTCTGCTGGATCTGCACAAACTCTCCACTGGCAACACTGACCCTCAT ttgtgtgacttcctggagactcactacttggatgagcaagtgaagatgatcaagaagcttggagatcacatcaccaacctgaagagaCTGGGAGCCCCTGACAATGGCATGGGAGTGTACCTGTTTGACAAGCTCACTCTGGGGGAGAGTGACTGA